Part of the Planctomycetia bacterium genome is shown below.
CTGTCCGTCCGGCTGCAGGCCATTCGCCGAGATGGCGATGGGAATCCGGCCGTTCCGTTCGATAGCATTGATGGCGAGGGCGTTGCCCAATGCTCGGCGTTGTCCATGGCTATTGGCGTTGAACTCAAACACGACAACTTGGAACGGTGCGCCGTCCGCGAGCTTCGTCAAAGCCTCTTGAAACGTGAGCATCGCCTGGAACGACTCGTCCAGTTCCGCGGCGTCGGTCCAGTCGTGCAGATCGAACCAGACTTCGCGATTCGCCGCCTTGGCCACCTGCAAGATCCGCTGCTGACCCGCGAGGCTCGTGATCCCGGACGCGGCGCCGGAGAATTGAATCGGGTCGACGATCGGTTTGCTGTACACGAAGTCGCCGACGACGAGCGTGATCTCCGGGTCTGCGGCCCAAATCGCCTTGGCAAGCGCGGTGAAGCGTTCGGCGAATTCCAGATCGACGCGTTCCTCGTTGCCAAGCTGTAAGTACTTCAGCTGGTACGGCGCGGGATGGCCGTCGCGCACGCGGGCTTGTCCCCACGCGGTGTCCGCCGCTCCCTTGGCGTACTCGATAAAGTCCGCCATGTCCTGCGGCGATTCGCCCATGTGGAACGTGGGAATGTACTCGAAGCCGGCCGCTTCGCAGAAGTCCATGAAGTCGACAATTCCACAGCCGTTCGTCGAATACGGATACCAGTGCCCTTCGTAAGGCGGCCGTAGGTCGCGCGGGCCGATCA
Proteins encoded:
- a CDS encoding alpha-L-arabinofuranosidase C-terminal domain-containing protein: MVNNPRYRWKHMIGPRDLRPPYEGHWYPYSTNGCGIVDFMDFCEAAGFEYIPTFHMGESPQDMADFIEYAKGAADTAWGQARVRDGHPAPYQLKYLQLGNEERVDLEFAERFTALAKAIWAADPEITLVVGDFVYSKPIVDPIQFSGAASGITSLAGQQRILQVAKAANREVWFDLHDWTDAAELDESFQAMLTFQEALTKLADGAPFQVVVFEFNANSHGQRRALGNALAINAIERNGRIPIAISANGLQPDGQNDNGWDQGLLFFNPAKTWLQPPGHVTRMISQHFQPRLVQCEVSPVKQPLDINAKLSDDGGTLVMQVVNASAQQVEAVVELTGFAPRAPAAKVTELAAPLETVNTADATYTVTPQSHDWMHEWKHGKTKAAFAPHSVTIIRWQ